GGAGTGGGCGCCAGACTGGCAGCTCCTTTCCATAAAAAGGCCGCGCTTTGGGTAAAAGGCCAGGACAACCTGCTGGACCGTATTGGTGCGGCCATGAAGGGCAACAAGAAGCGGGTGGCCTGGTTCCACTGCGCCAGCCTGGGCGAGTTTGAGCAAGGCCGGCCCTTGATAGAAGCCTTCAAGGAGAAGTACCCCAAATACAAGATAGTGCTCACGTTCTTTTCTCCGTCTGGGTATGAGGTCAGGAAGAACTACGCCGGCGCCGATTTCGTCTTTTACCTGCCACTGGACACCGCCGACAACGCTAAAAAGTTTGTGGCCCGGGTGCGGCCCAAGGTGGCTTTCTTCATCAAATACGAATTCTGGCACCACTATACCAAGGAACTGAAGAAGCGGCACATTCCTTTTTTCTCGGTGTCTACCATCTTCAGGCCCAACCAGATTTACTTCAGGAGCGGCGGCAGTTTCTATTGTAGAATCTTAAAGCGGTTCTCCTACTTCTTCACGCAAAACCAAGAGTCTGCCGAGTTGCTGGCCGGCATAGACATCAACAAGGTGACCCTGGCCGGTGATACCAGAATGGACCGCGTGTTGCAAACCGCAGCCAACGCCGCGCCCATTCCGTTGGTAGATGCTTTTACCCTAGACCGCCCGGTGATGGTGGTGGGCAGCAGCTGGCCCGAAGACATGAAGATCTTGCTGCCTTTCATACAGAAACATCTGGATCAGGTGAAATTCATCATAGCGCCGCACGAAATCAAAGACAAGGAGCTACAGGAACTGGAGCAACAACTGGCCGGCAAAGCCATTCGGTTTTCCCAGGCCTCATCAGAGAAAGTAGGTTCGTTTGAGGTGCTGCTGATTGACAACATTGGCATGCTGAGCGCGCTGTACCAGTACGCAGATTACGCCTATGTGGGCGGGGCCTTCGGGAAGGGATTGCACAACACGCTGGAACCAGCCGTGTTTGGCCCACCCTTGTTCTTCGGGCCCAAGTACCAGAAGTTTCAGGAGGCGCTGGACCTGGTAGAGATTGGCGCCGCGTTCCCCGTGAAATCTACGCAGGAACTGGAGGCCACCTTCAACACCTTGTTCAACAAGCCCAAGCAGCGCGCCAAAATAAAAGAAAACGTCACCCATTACATACACAAACAGGCAGGGGCCACCGGTCGTATCTTAGAAGCGCTGGAAACCTGGGTCCCCACTCCTACTACATGATTGGCACCGTTATAAAATCAACCGGCTCTTGGTACTTGGTTCGCAACCACCAAAACGGGCAGTTATACCGCTGCCGGTTGCGCGGCAAGTTCAAAAACAAAGGCCTTAAGGTCAGCAATCCTATTGCCGTAGGCGATGAAGTAACCCTGGAGCTGGAAGGCAACGAAGGCCACGCAGTCATTACAGACATTGCCACGCGCCGCAACTACATCATCAGGAGGTCTACCCACAAGGCACACCATGCCCACATTGTAGCCTCCAATTTGGACCAGGCGTTCCTGGTGGTGACGCTGGCCTCGCCGCGCACCTCCTTCGGGTTCATAGACCGCTTTCTGGTCACCGCAGAGGCCTACCAGATTCCCACCACGCTGCTGTTTAACAAGAGTGATTTGTATGACCAAGAGGCGCAGGCGTATCTAAAACAGGTCATGGACTTGTACGGACAGATTGGCTACCCCGGCATCAGTTGCTCGGCGCATACCGGCGAGGGCATTGACGAAATAAAAGGACTGCTCAAAGACAAAACCACCCTGCTATCGGGGCACTCGGGCGTGGGCAAAAGTACGCTCATCAACATCCTGGTTCCGGATCTGGCCCTGAAGACCTCAGAAATCTCAGCATTCTCAGACAAAGGCGTGCACACCACCACCTTCGCCGAGATGTTTGAAGTAGAACCCGGCACCTATTTGATTGATACGCCCGGCATCAAGGAATTGGGCGTAGTGGAGATGAAGCGCGAGGAGATTGGCCACTACTTCCCCGAAATGCGCACCCGCCTGAACCAGTGCAAGTATAACAACTGCCTGCACCTCAACGAACCCGGCTGCGCCATCCAGGCCGCCGTCAAAGCCGGCAAAATCGCCCTGCCCCGCTATGAAAGCTATCTAAGTCTGCTGCAGGACGAGGACAGTCACCGGTAAATGAGCCGCGAGTTCTAAGTCTTGAGTCGCAAGTCTTCCTCACAATTATCATCCTGAAAGGACCTTGTGGGCGAACTAGGTAAGCAGTGGATAGAGGAAGAACTCGTTTTTGGCCACTTTTCCAGAAAACAAGCCAAAAACGGAAGCACTGCCAGTAAATCAGGCCTAAGCCAAAGATTGCAAAATTGCGTACCTTTGTATTGAAATTTGGTGCGCTATTGAAGGCACGCTCTTTCCAATAGCACATCAGCATATTTACTAATTAGCACATTATACAACATGAAAACTGCAGAAATCCATACCGCCAAAGGTGTCATGAAAGTAGAATTCTACGAGCAGGATGCCCCTAAAACCGTTGAAAACTTCACCAAACTGGCCAAAGAAGGCTTCTATGATGGTTTGGCGTTTCACCGCGTACTGCCTGACTTCGTGATTCAGGGCGGCTGCCCTAACTCCCGCGACGGCGCGAAAGGCATGGCCGGCACCGGCGGACCAGGTTACAAAATTGATTGCGAATTGACGGGTGGCAACCAGTACCATGACCGTGGCGTGTTGTCAATGGCCCACGCAGGGCGTAACACCGGCGGTTCCCAATTCTTTATCTGCCACAGCCGCAACAACACCGCTCACCTAGACAGAAACCACACTTGTTTCGGGAAAGTGGTAGAAGGCCTGGACGTGATTGATGAAATCAAAGCCGGTGACAAAATTGAGAAGATTGTAGTGACAGAAGCATAAGCTTTTTTAGATGCTAGTAGCTAGATTTTAGACGCTAGACTTCTTGTACATTCAAATAGCCGAGGGACGTTCGTTTCTCGGCTATTTTTTTGAAATCAGGCCAAAAACGGTATAATGTGCTAATGGTTGAATGTGCTGATGTGCTAATTTCTGCTACTATCACGCAAACGTCGGCTTTTGCTATGACTCCTACGCCTCTCACCCTCGGCCTGTCCCCTGACAGGCCGGCGCCTCAGCCCTAAAAACATGCAATGGTTGTCCTGTCTGGGGACAGGCCGAGGAGATGGTATATATAAAGCCTGAAGAGTTGGCGGTCAGGAGAAGCTTAATTCTTAATTAAAGAAAAGGCTTTGGCTCTAAGCTTTTGCAGCCATTGAAGGGGAGCGGGCAGGTTGTTGGCGCTCACAGAAAGAAAGTAGGTGGGTGTAGACCCAAAACTGCTGTAGAAGTCTGAGATGGGGCCTACTTCTGGGGCTTCAAAGTCATAGACCAGGTCTTGACCGGCATAGGCGTGCAGGATGTGGTCTACCAGAAAGGAAATGGCGTTGGTTTTCTTGCCTTCAGAGGTAGAGGAGTTAAAGATGTAGATGAGCTTCTGGTTGTAGTGAAAGAGCATGATCATGGCCACCACTTCTTGCCGTGCATTCACCGCCTCGTGCATGGTCACCAAGCCTCGCGTAGACGCTTCTGCGTACAGTTGCCGAAGCATTTTGTACTCATACTCCTCGCCAATGACCCCGTAAATCTTGTGGGCAATGTGCTCGGCAAAAATCTGAATGATCAGGTCTATGTTAACGGAAGGACGCACGATCAGCCCGGCGCGCTTGGCCTGATTGATGCGCCAGCGGCGGTCTTTCCGGTAGCCTGCCACAATGGCCGGATACCCTTTCTGGAGAGGCAGGTGATAGGTAGAGAAATGGGCCGTTTTAAACGAAGCCAAGCCAGTTTCCAGTAGTTGCGTGTTGCCAGTATTAAACTCGTAGCTGGAAATGACGGTGAACTGTTTCTGCAGAATCTGCCCCACCTGCTGCCATTCTTCCGGGGTGAGCGGTTCTCTGTGAAACACGCCCAGCTGCTGCGCAAAAATAGGTTGCCGTACCACCTTAAACCCGAACTTCTGGAACACCGGAATCGGCAGTATGGCCACGTATTGCCCAGCTTCTTCTTTAACGATGGCGTGCCAGCCGGGGGCTACAGTGTCCAGGTACCAGGTAAAACCATAGATGATGGCGTTGGAAGAGGCCTCCAGGCATTGATCCCACGCGGCAAAGTCAATCTCATGGTGTTGGAGGTAGCGGAGCATGTAAAAGGTGCGTACGAACGTTCTGCGTCTTTGGTAATGCAGGACCAAGGCTCAAATTAGCAATTAGTTTTTGAGCCATTGCTATTACAGCAGCAACAAGAGCAGAGAATACGCGGCGGCTCCCACCAGAAAGGCAGAGAAAAAGCTTTTCCGCTCTTCGGGGAGCTCCTCTTTTAACACGTTCAGGATGACGCCGCCAGCCAGGAACGCCAGCAGAAGCGCCGTGGCCGCCTCAGAGACGGCTAAGGCCAGGCCAACCATCCAACCCACCGCCAAGGACAACACCAGGCACCAGCGCCCCACGTGGCGGTACCTTTCCTTATAGTGCTCCTTCAGCCCGAAGTCATTGACCACAAAATGCAGCGCCATGGCCACAAAATACAGCAGCACTTCTTGCCAGTCCTGGCGTTCCCGCTGGTGCAGCAGGTAGCCAATCAAGGCGTTATAGACGGCAAACGAGAGAATATGGATCCAAAAGACGGCCGGCGGCGGCGTGTCTGCACCGCCTTTTCCTGCTGCTCTGGACGTGATGGCCATACGTTCCAATCCGTAAAAAATCACCAGCCCCAACAGCGCCATCAGGTACATATGGTGTTTCAGGAAAGACAGGCCCTGCTGGCGCGCCACTTCCTGCACATGTTCCTGGCCTTCCTGCAGTTCTGGGAAAAGGTGCAGAAACACATACGCCACCGACACGCCACCCGCCCCCGACAGCCAGATACTACGCGGCACCCCTTCCAGAAACTTGAGCTTCCCGGCAAACAGATGGACAATCATGAGACCTACCAACGGCAGCAGCGTGATGAAGAAACCAGGCATGGGCAAGAGAGACAACAGGTTTGGTTCTTTTTACTCCCGTGCAGGCCTGAAAGTTTATCTGGTCCCCATTACCCCATAAATGCCAGAGGCCCGGGCAGCATTTACGCTCCGGGCCTCTGAACTCGTTTTTGGGCTATTTTCTGGAAAACAGACTAAAAACGGTCCTCGTCTTCATCGTCCTCATCTTCTTCACCCAGGCTAAAGCCGCCGCCAGAGAACATGCTGCTCAAAAGGTCTTTGAACTGCAAGCCAGCGGTGAGGCGGTTCCGGGAAATGAGGCTGTATTCGGCTAAGCCATGTAGACAGAACTCCATCCAGAAAAGATGCTCGGCCTCATTCTTGGGCGTGGGCTGAAACTTGTTCACCACCTCAGAAAGGCCCGGCACCTGGTTGAGCTCATGCTTGTATTCGGCGTCTGAGGCATCATTCAGAATGTCCAGGGTATGACCGTCAGAGAACCACTCCGTTACCTTTTTGTACGGGTCTTTTTCCTTCTGTTTCTTGAACTTGTCTGGGTCTGGGAAATAGTGCACAAACTGCGTCCTGATGGCTTTGCCCATCAATCTATAAGCCACGCCGCCGGCTCCCTCCTGCTCGCCTTCGTACACCAGTTCCACCTTGCCGGTCACGCTAGGTACGGCCGCCAGAAAATCAGTGACGCGCACATGCGTCTGTGATTCGCCGTTGATCAATACCCGGCGCTCGGCGGCGCTAATCACGCTTTCATAGGCAGAGATGGTCAAACGCGCTGATACTCCAGATTTGGCATCTACATATTCACTTTCACGGGCCTCAAAGGCAATCTGCTCCACCAGGTCATGAATGAGCTCATGACCTAGCACGCGGTCTTTCTGGGCATCTGTGATGCGGGCCTCCTGCTTAGTAATGCGCTTGCCCACTTCCAGGCTCTTAGGGTAATGGGTGATGATTTGGGAATCAATACGGTCTTTGAGCGGGGTCACAATAGAACCGCGGTTGGTATAATCCTCTGGGTTGGCCGTGAACACAAACTGAATGTCTAGGGGCAGCCTGATCTTGAAACCGCGTATCTGAATATCTCCTTCCTGCAGAATATTGAACAAAGACACCTGAATACGGGCCTGCAAATCTGGGAGCTCATTGATGACAAAAATGCCGCGGTGGGCTCTTGGTATCAACCCGAAGTGAATCACGCGCTCATCTGAGTACGGCAACTTGAGCGTGGCCGCTTTGATAGGGTCTGCATCGCCAATCAAGTCAGCCACGGATACGTCTGGCGTGGCCAGTTTCTCAGTGTAGCGCTCGGCGCGGGGTAGCCAGCCAATGGGCGTCTCATCGCCGTGGTGGGCAATCTGGTCCAGGGCGTAGCGGGAAAGCGGTTGCAGAGGGTCATCATTAAGCTCTGAGCCGGCCACCACGGGCACGTACTCGTCCAGCAGGTCTACCATGAGGCGAGCGATGCGCGTCTTGGCCTGACCGCGCAATCCCAGCAGGTTGATGTGATGACGGCTTAGGATGGCGCGCTGTAAGTCTGGAATAACGGTTTCTTCATAACCGTAGATGCCTGGAAACACTTCTTCACCAGAGCTTAGCTTCTGGATGAGGTTGGCCCTGAGTTCTTCTTTGACGCTGCGCGGCTCATAGCCAGCGGCTTTCAGTTGTCCCAGGGTCTTTATTTTTAAAAGCTGGGCCGATGGTATATTGGTATAAAGCATCTTTTTATTGCTGGTTCTTAATGAATTGTTGATTGCGGGTGGTTGATTGTTCTTTCTGGACTTACGTAAAAATAGGAAAGGCTACTAGCCTGGATCTTCTATGAAAAAAACGTCTGTGCCTACCTGGTTAACCGTCATTGCGCTTGTCTTGTTTGTAAGCGGGTTGCTTTTGCGTGTTTTCCATTGGGCCAGCCTCACCGTGGTGTTCACCCTCATTGGCCTTGGTCTGGTGCTACGGGTCATTGCCCGTGTCCTCCACTATCAAAACGACCGCTCAGATTCCCAGGACCAGGACTAACCGTTTTTAGGGTGTTTTCTGGGAAATAGGCGAAAAACGATTTGCTATTGGTAGGCACATCGGCTTTTGTAAACACCCCTCTACAGAGCTACGCTCAAGGGGAGAGTCTGCGCTTAGCCCAAGTCCTTTTCGTGTATGACAGAATGCGTGATATCATTTTCACATTTACACACTCCCAATTGCACATCTCCAAATTTTCAAATCAAAAGAAATAGCACATCAGCACATTACCTAATTAGCACATTAGACCCGTTTCTTGCGATTGCGGCCGTAGTCTCTAAACACCAGGTCTCCTAGGCCTTGCAGACTGCTGTAGTAGGCCTGGCCATTGTTGACTTGGGTAAATTCTTCTACAAACTGTTGCAGGTAGGGGTCTGAGGCAATCATGAACGTAGTAATGGGAATGTTGAGTCTTCGGCACTGTGCGGCCAGATTGAGCGTTTTGTTCACCACTTTTCTATCCAACCCGAAACTGTTTTTATAGTACTTCAGACCTTCTTTGAGGCAGGTGGGCTTTCCGTCTGTAATCATGAAGATTTGCTTGTTGCTGGTTTTTCTGCGGCGTAGTAAGTCCATGGCTAGTTCAAGGCCGGCCACCGTGTTGGTATGGTACGGGCCCACCATCAGGTATGGCAGGTCTTTGACGGTTATCTGCCAGGCGTCATTCCCAAACACGATGATGTCTAGGTTGTCTTTGGGGTATTTGAGTTTGACCAGCTCGGCCAGGGCCATGGCTACCTTCTTGGCGGGCGTGATGCGGTCTTCGCCGTACAGTATCATGCTGTGCGAAATATCAATCATGAGCACGGTGCTGGTCTGGGTCTTGTGCTCTCGCTCGGTTACCTCCAGGTCGTTTTCTGTCAGGAAGAAGTCATCTGAGAGACCGTGGTGAATCTGGGCGTTCCTAATGGACTCGGTGAGTTCAATCTGCTCTGGCGCATCTCCGAAACGGAATTCGCGGCGGTCTGCGTTGGGCTCATCGCCTATGCCCGACTTGGGCGTGGTGTGGCTGCCGCGGCCGCCTTTCTTCAGCTTCCCGAAGATTTCCTCCAGCGCGCTCTTTCTAATCTTCTGCTCGCCTTTGGCCTGTAGTTGGAACTGACCGTCCGGGCCTTTATCATCTATGTAGCCCTGTTTCTTGAGGTCTTCAAAGAAATCACCCATGCCATAGGAATCGTCGGTGAGGCGGTACTTCTGGTCTAGCTGGTTGAGCCAGGACATGGCCTCCGCCACATCACCGGCGGTGAGGGTGATAATCTGCAAGAAAATGTTGAGCAGTCCCTCAAAGCCTTTCTGGGTAGGTTCTTCGGGCACGAAATTGGTAAATCTATATCCGGCTGACATGGTAAAAGACATAAGAGGTAAGACACAAGATACAAGACGCAGGCAAGAACAGTTTCTTCTAGCTGGTATCCTTTTCTACACTACCCGCTTGAAAAGCCAGCTACCATTGTTCATCAAAAACCAAGAAAAATCTTGTGTCTTCTGTCTTACGTCTTGTGTCTATTATAAACAACGTGTAAACGGCAATGTTCTCTATACGCACAACCTTCTTTTATTAAAAGAGTAAATAACAAAAGAGAATACAATACATTTATTTAAAAAGTGATATTAATACCGAGTATGCGTGCCATTTGGAAAAACACTATTATTGCAGAGAGTGAGCAGACCGTGGAGATAGAAGGCAATCATTATTTTCCGCCCAGTTCCTTGAAATGGGAATTTCTACAGCCTAGCACCCGCCAGTCCTTTTGCCCCTGGAAAGGAGAAGCTTCTTACTTTTCTGTGAAAGTAGGACTATTTGAAAACAAAGACGCCGCCTGGACTTACTCCAATACCCTAGAGCAAGCCAAACCCATTGAAGGGTACATGGCCTTCTGGAAAGGAGTGCAAGTTGTCCATAGCCACCCGTCTCCCGTACATGAATAATGGTGAAGTTGGTAAAAGAAACGCCCCGCTGCAAAGTGGGGCGTTTTTGTGTGTAGAATTTAAATAGATTTCTGTGACTGCAACGCTTAAAATCAAAAACGCCCCGCTTTCCAGCGGGGCGTTTTTAGGTTATTTTCTGGAAAAGAGGCCAAAAACGGCTCTTCGCTTATACTTCAATCCACTTGAATTTGTACTGTAATTCTGGAACGCGTAAACGCTCAGCCACGCGACGGAGGCGGTTAGGCAGTTGCATGATGTAGTCACGGGCGCGTTCGCCGTTTTCATTGAGGCCCGTGATGGTGGAGATTTTCCACTCCCGTATCAAGGTCTCCATGATTTCTACATAGTCGGTAGACGTGTATACACCAATGCGCTGGGCTGCGTCTGTAAAGTGCCCGAAGGTCTGGCCTTGGTCAATGCCCAGTTCGCGCAGGTAATGAGCCGGCATTACAATCTTTTTGCGCATCATGTCTTCAAAGGCGATCATCATTTCAGACGGGTCTACTTCAAAGATTTTTTTCACAAAGGTTTTGTAGGCCAGGGCGTGGCGTCCTTCATCTGCGGCAATAAAGTTACAGATACGGGACAAGGTGGTTTCGCCTACTTTCTTGGCCAGGGCACCTACTCTACGGTGAGACACGTTGGTAGCCGTCTCCTGGAAAGAGGTGTACACAAAGCTGCGGTACGGGTCATTGTCAGTCTTAATGTCCATGCCGTCAGCAATGAGGTACTGCGTAGAAGCCTCCATCTGGCGCATGTCAATGCGGCCGGTCAGGTAGAGGTAGCGGTTGAGCAAATCGCCGTGGCGGTTCTCCTCAGAGGTCCAGCCTCGGTTCCACTTCATCCAGGCGCTGTGCTCGTCATTGTTGATGTCATGAATGCTCATGATCCAGCTTTCATAGGTAGGCAGGGCCTCCTCAGTGATGGTGTCCCCAATAAGTACCGCCAGCAAATCATAAGAAAGTTCTTTGGCCCGCTCTTGCAGGTCTTTTATCTCAGAGAAGAAATTGTCGAAACGGGCGTCAGGCAAAAAATCTGCCGGTTGCCAGCTGTCTTCCACTGATTTGAGGAACTCCGGAAGCTTCTGTTCCAGAAAATTCTCCAGGTATTTCATCACCTCAGAACGGGTGGCCGTGAGCGTTGAGATCATACGTGTATCTATATGGAATGTCAAATATACTAGTTTTCAGGCATTCCACCCGACTCTTGGCCTAATAAAGAAAGAGTTACCGCAAGGAGAAGGGAGGAACTGTTACCTACGTAAAGCGACCGGTAAAGGTGTCAGTATTAATAACGCCGCACATGCGGATAAAATACGTTGGGCTGTGTATCTTTGATTGGTACACTCTCAAACCATGTTTTTGCTCAAAGCTCTTCTGCCCGTTCAAACCCGTTTACGCCTGCGCAGTTACTCCTGGTGGGCCAGGGGTTGGTTTTACCGAGGCAAGGAAGTGTATTGCCCCCTGTGCCAGGGATCTTTTCAGAAGTTTCTGGCTTTCGGGGTAGAAAAAAGGCCTCACGCGCTCTGTCCCAAATGCCATACCCTGGAGCGGCACCGCCTGCTGTGGCTGTACCTGCAGGAGCAAGTGCAGATTGAGCACCAGCCCCTAGCGGTCTTGCACATGGCACCAGAACCCGTGTTGCAGGAGAAACTCAAACGACTGCCCAACCTCCAGTACCGAAGCGCAGACCTTACCTCGCCGCTGGCTATGGACCAGGTAGACATTCAGGCTTTGCCCTACCCAGACGCCTCTTTTGATTTGATTCTCTGCTCGCATGTGTTGGCGCACGTACCCGATGAAACAAAGGCGTTGCAGGAGCTCCGGAGAGTACTTAC
The nucleotide sequence above comes from Nibribacter ruber. Encoded proteins:
- a CDS encoding 3-deoxy-D-manno-octulosonic acid transferase; this translates as MSLILYNAGIMAYGVGARLAAPFHKKAALWVKGQDNLLDRIGAAMKGNKKRVAWFHCASLGEFEQGRPLIEAFKEKYPKYKIVLTFFSPSGYEVRKNYAGADFVFYLPLDTADNAKKFVARVRPKVAFFIKYEFWHHYTKELKKRHIPFFSVSTIFRPNQIYFRSGGSFYCRILKRFSYFFTQNQESAELLAGIDINKVTLAGDTRMDRVLQTAANAAPIPLVDAFTLDRPVMVVGSSWPEDMKILLPFIQKHLDQVKFIIAPHEIKDKELQELEQQLAGKAIRFSQASSEKVGSFEVLLIDNIGMLSALYQYADYAYVGGAFGKGLHNTLEPAVFGPPLFFGPKYQKFQEALDLVEIGAAFPVKSTQELEATFNTLFNKPKQRAKIKENVTHYIHKQAGATGRILEALETWVPTPTT
- the rsgA gene encoding ribosome small subunit-dependent GTPase A, producing the protein MIGTVIKSTGSWYLVRNHQNGQLYRCRLRGKFKNKGLKVSNPIAVGDEVTLELEGNEGHAVITDIATRRNYIIRRSTHKAHHAHIVASNLDQAFLVVTLASPRTSFGFIDRFLVTAEAYQIPTTLLFNKSDLYDQEAQAYLKQVMDLYGQIGYPGISCSAHTGEGIDEIKGLLKDKTTLLSGHSGVGKSTLINILVPDLALKTSEISAFSDKGVHTTTFAEMFEVEPGTYLIDTPGIKELGVVEMKREEIGHYFPEMRTRLNQCKYNNCLHLNEPGCAIQAAVKAGKIALPRYESYLSLLQDEDSHR
- a CDS encoding peptidylprolyl isomerase; its protein translation is MKTAEIHTAKGVMKVEFYEQDAPKTVENFTKLAKEGFYDGLAFHRVLPDFVIQGGCPNSRDGAKGMAGTGGPGYKIDCELTGGNQYHDRGVLSMAHAGRNTGGSQFFICHSRNNTAHLDRNHTCFGKVVEGLDVIDEIKAGDKIEKIVVTEA
- a CDS encoding GNAT family N-acetyltransferase; translation: MLRYLQHHEIDFAAWDQCLEASSNAIIYGFTWYLDTVAPGWHAIVKEEAGQYVAILPIPVFQKFGFKVVRQPIFAQQLGVFHREPLTPEEWQQVGQILQKQFTVISSYEFNTGNTQLLETGLASFKTAHFSTYHLPLQKGYPAIVAGYRKDRRWRINQAKRAGLIVRPSVNIDLIIQIFAEHIAHKIYGVIGEEYEYKMLRQLYAEASTRGLVTMHEAVNARQEVVAMIMLFHYNQKLIYIFNSSTSEGKKTNAISFLVDHILHAYAGQDLVYDFEAPEVGPISDFYSSFGSTPTYFLSVSANNLPAPLQWLQKLRAKAFSLIKN
- a CDS encoding ZIP family transporter: MPGFFITLLPLVGLMIVHLFAGKLKFLEGVPRSIWLSGAGGVSVAYVFLHLFPELQEGQEHVQEVARQQGLSFLKHHMYLMALLGLVIFYGLERMAITSRAAGKGGADTPPPAVFWIHILSFAVYNALIGYLLHQRERQDWQEVLLYFVAMALHFVVNDFGLKEHYKERYRHVGRWCLVLSLAVGWMVGLALAVSEAATALLLAFLAGGVILNVLKEELPEERKSFFSAFLVGAAAYSLLLLLL
- a CDS encoding sigma 54-interacting transcriptional regulator, with amino-acid sequence MLYTNIPSAQLLKIKTLGQLKAAGYEPRSVKEELRANLIQKLSSGEEVFPGIYGYEETVIPDLQRAILSRHHINLLGLRGQAKTRIARLMVDLLDEYVPVVAGSELNDDPLQPLSRYALDQIAHHGDETPIGWLPRAERYTEKLATPDVSVADLIGDADPIKAATLKLPYSDERVIHFGLIPRAHRGIFVINELPDLQARIQVSLFNILQEGDIQIRGFKIRLPLDIQFVFTANPEDYTNRGSIVTPLKDRIDSQIITHYPKSLEVGKRITKQEARITDAQKDRVLGHELIHDLVEQIAFEARESEYVDAKSGVSARLTISAYESVISAAERRVLINGESQTHVRVTDFLAAVPSVTGKVELVYEGEQEGAGGVAYRLMGKAIRTQFVHYFPDPDKFKKQKEKDPYKKVTEWFSDGHTLDILNDASDAEYKHELNQVPGLSEVVNKFQPTPKNEAEHLFWMEFCLHGLAEYSLISRNRLTAGLQFKDLLSSMFSGGGFSLGEEDEDDEDEDRF
- a CDS encoding vWA domain-containing protein produces the protein MSAGYRFTNFVPEEPTQKGFEGLLNIFLQIITLTAGDVAEAMSWLNQLDQKYRLTDDSYGMGDFFEDLKKQGYIDDKGPDGQFQLQAKGEQKIRKSALEEIFGKLKKGGRGSHTTPKSGIGDEPNADRREFRFGDAPEQIELTESIRNAQIHHGLSDDFFLTENDLEVTEREHKTQTSTVLMIDISHSMILYGEDRITPAKKVAMALAELVKLKYPKDNLDIIVFGNDAWQITVKDLPYLMVGPYHTNTVAGLELAMDLLRRRKTSNKQIFMITDGKPTCLKEGLKYYKNSFGLDRKVVNKTLNLAAQCRRLNIPITTFMIASDPYLQQFVEEFTQVNNGQAYYSSLQGLGDLVFRDYGRNRKKRV
- a CDS encoding DUF427 domain-containing protein, with amino-acid sequence MRAIWKNTIIAESEQTVEIEGNHYFPPSSLKWEFLQPSTRQSFCPWKGEASYFSVKVGLFENKDAAWTYSNTLEQAKPIEGYMAFWKGVQVVHSHPSPVHE
- a CDS encoding acyl-ACP desaturase — translated: MISTLTATRSEVMKYLENFLEQKLPEFLKSVEDSWQPADFLPDARFDNFFSEIKDLQERAKELSYDLLAVLIGDTITEEALPTYESWIMSIHDINNDEHSAWMKWNRGWTSEENRHGDLLNRYLYLTGRIDMRQMEASTQYLIADGMDIKTDNDPYRSFVYTSFQETATNVSHRRVGALAKKVGETTLSRICNFIAADEGRHALAYKTFVKKIFEVDPSEMMIAFEDMMRKKIVMPAHYLRELGIDQGQTFGHFTDAAQRIGVYTSTDYVEIMETLIREWKISTITGLNENGERARDYIMQLPNRLRRVAERLRVPELQYKFKWIEV
- a CDS encoding class I SAM-dependent methyltransferase, which translates into the protein MFLLKALLPVQTRLRLRSYSWWARGWFYRGKEVYCPLCQGSFQKFLAFGVEKRPHALCPKCHTLERHRLLWLYLQEQVQIEHQPLAVLHMAPEPVLQEKLKRLPNLQYRSADLTSPLAMDQVDIQALPYPDASFDLILCSHVLAHVPDETKALQELRRVLTPQGKLLLQARIFTDLPLTLEEAQATTPQQRLQAHGQADRFRKYGLDFAHRVSAQGFSVESVEYAKTRTPQEQRHLGLAQQEIIFVATPSPHGAP